The DNA region TCCCAAATGGGCCCATGCGGTCCTCCAACTAACGTTATTCCTAGCCCCGGTTTCGGATACAAATAGCCTCAGAAACAAGCGCCCTCGGCGTCAGAGAAGACACGAAAAGTAAAAGTCACGCAGGTTATCGCCTCTCATTTCTCCAGAACCTCCGTAATAAGCTTCGCAGCGCAGTTCAATTAAGGTCAGCAAACCCTAGTCCCTCCATCCCTCcatccctccctctctctcgaTCTATGTTGGATCGAACTCTTTCTCTTTATTAGTCACCCTGTCATTTTATTTAGGTCTcgatctatctatctatctattttttaatttcacgcGATTTGTTCTTGCTGTTCAAGTTTCTATACTGTAACTTTACATGTCACTGGAAGAAATCTCGCTTTATCTGCTTCTTTTAATTCAATCTTGCActtgcaaaaagaaaagaaaagaaatccaaTTTTACAATTTTCGCAATCGGGATGTTGTTTACATAtttctattttgaaattaattatttaatcgtGATTTTGATTAATAGTTATGCAAAACGAATAGATGTCTGTGAATACACTTACTGGAAAGTAATGAAATAGAAGAGGGTTTTTTGCACCTTTGAAAATTCTCTTACGTCTAAGAGAAATTAAAGGCTGGGTGTTTGCAATTTGAAACACTTAGAACTGTATGGGTTTCTATGCAAATATTATGCCAAAGCCTACGTGTAATGCTAACTTGTTCACTGATGGGTCAAACTTGAAATGAGTGATTGGATTATGAATTAAAACCAAGCATGAGTAGAAGAATTATAGTATCTTACAGTTTACACACTAACTGCTTCAGCTCTCTGTCAATAGGCTggatgttttatatttataggcATAAGATTTGTTTAAGTGTCTGCATCAAGTTTTGCAATGTAATTCGAATCAATCTCCCTTTTGTTCTCTTAGTCCCTCTCTTGCCCCTTATATCTGTTACAGGGTAGATATCTGTTGCTTGtttgaattgtttaatttaGGAATCTTGTTTACAAGTTGCATAACTTATTTTTGTTGTCCATTGTTTTGCTCccttttttctctatattttcaCTCGTTAAAAGGAGTCCGATATTATATGTTGTCTTCTAGAAGTAGCCAATTATGCTTGTTCTTTTTTGAAAGGGCAATGGAGTAGTTTTAGTCTATGTTAATAGATATGCACTCTAGAggagcccccccccccccaacacaCAGAGAAACACACTAATTGGCATATTGCAATAgtacatttttataattttcatgtcACTTGCAGATTACTAGCAAAGTGAAATGGCTGGCGGTAGGGTAGCTCATGTGACCTTGAAAGGACCAAGTGTTGTCAGGGAGATTTGTATTGGATTTGCACTTGGCTTGGTTGCTGGTGGTCTTTGGAAAATGCATCACTGGAACGAGCAGAGGAAAGTGAGATCATTTTATGACTTGCTGGAGAAAGGTGAGATCAGTGTTGTTGTAGAAGAATAAATTATCTCCTATTCCCCTGCCTCTGCCATTGTGTTATGGACAGCTTCAGAAGTATTCTGTTTTGTCTTTTCTGTTTTCTCCCATGTCTTAATTTTAAGCTGTGGGTACTTAGCCTTCAGACTTTGAAGAATAAATTTCTTGTTTGAGATGTGCAGCACACAATTGTTTTACATGAATGTGTGAAGTTAATGCCTTTCACTCTGTCATGAGCT from Populus alba chromosome 14, ASM523922v2, whole genome shotgun sequence includes:
- the LOC118041063 gene encoding cytochrome c oxidase subunit 5C; translated protein: MAGGRVAHVTLKGPSVVREICIGFALGLVAGGLWKMHHWNEQRKVRSFYDLLEKGEISVVVEE